In Deltaproteobacteria bacterium, a single genomic region encodes these proteins:
- the miaB gene encoding tRNA (N6-isopentenyl adenosine(37)-C2)-methylthiotransferase MiaB, whose product MKLYVQTWGCQMNQLDSARIVQLMKSADYEPTDRVEEADLIILNTCSVRDKAEQKVYSALGRWRKLKEENGTVLGVGGCVAQQEGEALLRRAPHLDLVFGTHNMHKLPQMVEEARETARRSVETAFYRDPFYLEDPSGPPEVEGAKAYLTIMQGCNKVCSFCIVPRTRGREVSRASENIVRDVEELVRRGVKEVMLLGQNVNSYGRTVAGERSFAELLERINQVPGIQRIRFTTSHPQDLSPELVDAFVRLENLCEHLHLPLQSGSDAVLSRMRRGYRLGEYMERINELRRRRPEVAITTDMIVGFPGETDEEFEETLSAVREIGYDDMFTFTYSPRPRTVSAKVYRDDVPDEVKADRYHRLQELQKSISLEKNRSLIGAEQEILVEGPSRLGRAQLMGRTRTNRIVNFTPNEATVPAEMACVRVVDATPNSLVGEAIEARETM is encoded by the coding sequence ATGAAGCTCTACGTGCAAACCTGGGGCTGCCAGATGAATCAGCTCGACTCGGCGAGGATCGTCCAGCTCATGAAGTCCGCGGACTACGAGCCCACCGACCGCGTCGAAGAGGCCGACCTGATCATCCTGAACACCTGCAGCGTGCGCGACAAGGCGGAACAGAAGGTGTACAGCGCGCTGGGGCGGTGGCGGAAGCTCAAGGAGGAGAACGGCACCGTGCTGGGTGTGGGGGGCTGCGTCGCGCAGCAGGAAGGGGAGGCGTTGCTGCGCAGGGCGCCGCACCTGGATCTGGTCTTCGGCACCCACAACATGCACAAGTTGCCGCAGATGGTGGAGGAGGCCCGGGAGACGGCCCGGCGCTCCGTGGAGACGGCCTTCTACCGCGATCCGTTCTATCTGGAGGACCCCTCGGGGCCGCCGGAGGTGGAGGGCGCCAAGGCCTACCTCACCATCATGCAAGGATGCAACAAGGTGTGCAGCTTCTGCATCGTTCCGCGCACGCGCGGACGCGAGGTGAGCCGGGCCAGCGAGAACATCGTCCGGGACGTGGAGGAGTTGGTGCGCCGCGGCGTCAAGGAGGTGATGCTGCTGGGGCAGAACGTGAACTCCTACGGCCGCACGGTGGCGGGGGAGAGGTCCTTCGCCGAGTTGCTGGAGCGGATCAACCAGGTCCCCGGAATCCAGCGCATCCGGTTCACTACGTCTCATCCGCAGGATCTCTCTCCGGAGCTCGTGGATGCCTTCGTCCGGCTGGAGAACCTCTGCGAGCACCTCCATCTGCCGCTCCAGTCGGGCTCCGACGCCGTGCTCTCGCGCATGCGCCGGGGCTACCGGCTCGGGGAGTACATGGAGCGCATCAACGAGCTGCGCCGGCGCCGGCCCGAGGTTGCTATCACGACGGACATGATCGTCGGCTTTCCGGGCGAGACCGACGAGGAGTTCGAGGAGACTCTGTCCGCCGTTCGCGAGATCGGGTACGACGACATGTTCACCTTCACGTATTCGCCGCGGCCCCGCACGGTGTCGGCCAAGGTGTACCGTGACGACGTCCCGGACGAGGTCAAGGCCGACCGGTACCACAGGCTGCAGGAACTGCAAAAGAGCATTTCCCTCGAGAAGAACCGGAGCCTGATCGGCGCGGAGCAGGAAATCCTGGTGGAAGGGCCTTCCAGACTCGGCCGCGCACAGCTCATGGGGCGGACCCGAACCAACCGCATCGTGAACTTCACGCCCAACGAAGCCACTGTGCCCGCGGAGATGGCGTGCGTACGGGTGGTGGACGCCACGCCGAACTCCCTGGTCGGCGAGGCCATCGAAGCAAGGGAGACCATGTGA
- a CDS encoding inverse autotransporter beta domain-containing protein, giving the protein MIENRIPKVRGKLSRLRHVRRAACVATLMIGLVSSPSVTRAESGNGFWSDYLIHASRCQAALNDTASEGTRCLLGNGLKLFVEESLRFADAYGKRRFGPHFQVAGNLSYSPVSHKFGIDGDIDMVLPFAGAGSSGNRNGVSSFFFQQGVTRWWDGSGSGLFRNDLRHGVVRRFRVSSAPDADIVGISAFHLLNAERGHRVLAPGIDYTGRWGIGSFRYFVPATDWRRGSSGYQERALEGMELGMRFDLTTTLQLNTVGYRWRAEDGSNQWNTGTRVGLDWRPHPWFKFGANYDGIGEGKRSTSFQVALHLPFGGPSEKPAWEGLGVAADYSRPKTEDLWRPIEDIGPIRVAKRQSASALVKKARVRFLQDAVGSGEAVRLEVLLPAAAPEDIRVVVRLVPGDGENPAVAGEDFVDEPVETRIPKGTASSTVSITLLRNDNMEQPRSLGATVSMAS; this is encoded by the coding sequence ATGATAGAGAACAGAATCCCCAAGGTTCGCGGCAAGTTGTCTCGTCTCCGCCATGTCCGGCGGGCTGCGTGCGTCGCCACGCTGATGATCGGGCTTGTTTCGAGTCCCTCCGTCACACGGGCGGAGTCCGGCAACGGGTTCTGGAGCGATTACCTCATTCACGCGAGCAGATGTCAGGCCGCGCTCAACGATACGGCGTCGGAAGGCACAAGGTGTCTCTTGGGCAACGGATTGAAGCTCTTCGTGGAGGAGAGTCTGCGTTTCGCGGACGCATACGGGAAAAGGAGGTTCGGGCCGCACTTCCAGGTTGCCGGCAACCTGTCTTATTCCCCTGTATCGCACAAGTTCGGGATCGACGGTGATATCGACATGGTGCTTCCGTTCGCTGGCGCGGGATCGTCCGGTAACAGGAACGGCGTTTCCTCGTTCTTCTTCCAGCAGGGCGTTACCCGCTGGTGGGACGGATCCGGCTCCGGACTGTTCCGCAACGATCTGCGGCACGGTGTGGTGCGTCGTTTCCGGGTTTCGAGCGCGCCGGACGCTGACATCGTCGGAATTTCGGCGTTCCACCTGTTGAACGCCGAGCGTGGACACAGAGTGCTGGCGCCGGGGATCGACTACACCGGAAGGTGGGGCATCGGTTCGTTCCGCTACTTTGTTCCCGCCACAGACTGGCGCCGGGGCAGTTCGGGATACCAGGAGCGTGCCCTTGAAGGGATGGAACTCGGGATGCGCTTCGATCTGACCACAACTCTTCAACTCAACACGGTCGGTTACCGCTGGCGGGCCGAGGACGGTTCCAATCAGTGGAACACGGGCACCCGCGTGGGCCTCGACTGGCGCCCACACCCGTGGTTCAAGTTCGGCGCTAACTACGACGGCATCGGCGAGGGCAAGCGTTCCACCAGCTTTCAAGTGGCGCTTCACTTACCGTTCGGCGGTCCGTCGGAGAAGCCGGCTTGGGAAGGTTTGGGTGTGGCCGCGGACTATTCACGTCCAAAGACCGAGGACTTGTGGCGGCCGATCGAGGACATTGGCCCGATCAGGGTCGCCAAGCGGCAAAGCGCGTCCGCCCTCGTGAAAAAAGCGCGGGTCCGGTTCCTGCAGGACGCCGTCGGCAGCGGCGAAGCGGTCCGGTTGGAGGTCTTGTTGCCGGCTGCCGCGCCCGAAGACATTCGGGTGGTGGTGCGGCTCGTTCCGGGAGACGGGGAGAATCCCGCAGTGGCGGGTGAGGACTTCGTTGACGAGCCCGTCGAGACCAGGATTCCGAAGGGTACAGCGAGCAGCACCGTCTCGATCACGCTTCTCCGGAACGACAACATGGAGCAGCCGCGGAGCTTGGGCGCCACCGTATCCATGGCTTCGTGA
- a CDS encoding helix-turn-helix transcriptional regulator codes for MIRIDHDLLRRTRLELGWTPEELAEKSDLDARTVRRIEQGGSRTRLHSALALARALNLELTALVLDDRPTGVVSISGNGSRATTGRRLRTELVSPGEWSLKEALYVLSLVLKNLGFDGMALSESKGEVDRVRAAFKAADSAMQTTLSGGGDWGSEEAMSVLSQLLAKYGTAFGQQTVKSPTMGVDFVQAACDQAKRALPK; via the coding sequence ATGATCCGAATCGATCACGATTTGCTTCGCCGGACGCGCTTGGAGTTGGGTTGGACGCCCGAAGAGCTGGCAGAAAAATCTGATCTGGATGCACGGACGGTACGACGGATCGAACAGGGTGGTAGCCGAACCCGGCTCCATTCGGCTCTCGCTCTTGCAAGGGCACTGAATTTGGAACTGACCGCTCTCGTACTGGATGACCGTCCAACCGGAGTGGTCTCGATAAGTGGCAATGGAAGCCGGGCAACGACCGGGCGCCGGCTTCGGACGGAACTGGTGAGCCCTGGCGAGTGGAGTCTCAAGGAAGCCCTTTACGTCTTATCCTTGGTTTTAAAGAACCTCGGTTTTGACGGAATGGCATTGAGCGAAAGCAAAGGCGAGGTGGACCGGGTGAGGGCGGCTTTCAAGGCGGCTGACAGCGCCATGCAGACCACGCTTTCCGGCGGAGGCGACTGGGGGTCTGAAGAGGCGATGTCCGTCTTGTCGCAGCTTCTGGCCAAGTACGGCACGGCATTCGGCCAACAAACGGTGAAGAGTCCGACAATGGGGGTCGATTTCGTGCAGGCAGCTTGCGACCAGGCCAAACGAGCGCTTCCCAAGTAA
- a CDS encoding taurine ABC transporter substrate-binding protein — translation MATELTIALERYDRHVPFFMGMVSPPEGIDLKVLEVGMAPPRRDGIDRHRRFMVGDEFDICEMSVSSYLTAKSRGLNYTATPVFPRRLFSQNHMFVSTAAGVDKPTDLIGKKVCCRSFQTTMSVLAKGDLAFEYGVPWQDLDWQTMSTELVDWPGREAANLTTIDEPSAPDALIAGELAMMIHPHPPERLLEGVREGSVRRLFPDTKAECARYFKKYGDYPIMHVLVYKQEIADRHPDLPRALMDMWEDSKTQAAGFYDDPGYSELAFARNEFEEERTLFGTDIWPSGLAANRASIERFMKYLTDQTLIEAPYPVEKLFHPSVLDT, via the coding sequence ATGGCGACCGAGTTGACCATCGCGCTCGAGCGATATGACCGGCACGTACCGTTTTTCATGGGAATGGTCTCGCCCCCGGAGGGCATCGACCTCAAGGTGCTCGAGGTCGGCATGGCGCCGCCGCGGCGGGACGGCATCGACCGCCACAGGCGCTTCATGGTCGGCGACGAATTCGACATCTGCGAGATGTCGGTTTCATCCTACCTGACGGCCAAGAGCCGCGGCCTGAACTACACGGCGACGCCGGTGTTCCCGCGTCGCCTGTTCAGCCAGAACCACATGTTCGTCAGCACCGCCGCCGGCGTCGACAAGCCCACGGACCTGATCGGCAAGAAAGTCTGCTGCCGCAGCTTCCAGACCACCATGTCGGTGCTGGCCAAGGGCGACCTCGCCTTCGAGTACGGCGTGCCCTGGCAGGATCTCGACTGGCAGACCATGAGCACCGAACTCGTCGACTGGCCGGGCCGCGAGGCCGCCAATCTGACCACCATCGACGAGCCCAGCGCCCCGGACGCGTTGATCGCGGGCGAGCTGGCCATGATGATCCACCCGCATCCGCCCGAGCGACTGCTGGAGGGTGTGCGCGAAGGATCGGTGCGGCGGCTGTTCCCCGACACCAAGGCGGAATGCGCCCGCTACTTCAAGAAGTACGGCGATTATCCGATCATGCACGTGCTGGTCTACAAGCAGGAAATCGCCGACCGTCACCCCGACCTGCCGCGCGCGCTCATGGACATGTGGGAAGACTCCAAGACCCAGGCGGCGGGATTCTACGACGACCCGGGCTATTCCGAGCTTGCGTTCGCGCGCAACGAGTTCGAGGAGGAGCGGACCCTGTTCGGCACGGACATCTGGCCGTCCGGGCTTGCCGCCAACCGCGCCAGCATCGAACGCTTCATGAAGTACCTGACCGACCAGACGTTGATCGAGGCGCCGTACCCGGTGGAGAAGTTGTTTCATCCGAGCGTGCTGGACACTTAG
- a CDS encoding homoserine dehydrogenase, with protein MGSPVRIGILGAGTVGGAVHDLVAKGHLARFGVDAEVVKVFTRRPEGKPGYAAAPELFTTDPAAVTGHPDVDIVVEVLGAGAAEDLRAQKDWVVDALRHGKPVVTANKALLVAHGAEIWAAARESGRAVRFEACVGGGIPIIGPLTQSLAAERPAAVYGLLNGTSNYILTEMAQRGRSYADALASAQALGYAEADPDADVSGRDAEAKLLLLASVTFGARLMPGAIHRKGIELIHAIDFLYAARKGRATIKSVALARGVDGALEAMVSPMVVPERHPIAGIDGVTNALFFKGQVSDGGAPGAGDWDYVFAGPGAGGGATAVAVLGDVQELVARSGDAPFLPVESIVSGVDTVRPQDDLRASFYVRFVVRDQSGIAGELCEIFGDQQINVSEIWQLQHTEEELESLVAPGKGGTEAHEILPFVITLEETSVGQLRQALERIAQKDYVLAEPLWLPIWKA; from the coding sequence ATGGGGTCCCCGGTCCGCATCGGCATCCTCGGCGCCGGCACCGTCGGCGGCGCCGTTCACGATCTGGTGGCCAAGGGGCACTTGGCGCGTTTCGGAGTGGACGCCGAGGTGGTCAAGGTGTTCACGCGAAGGCCCGAGGGCAAGCCAGGGTACGCGGCGGCGCCGGAGCTTTTCACGACCGATCCGGCCGCGGTCACGGGTCACCCCGACGTCGACATCGTGGTGGAGGTGCTCGGAGCCGGCGCGGCCGAGGACCTGCGCGCCCAGAAGGACTGGGTCGTCGATGCGCTACGCCACGGCAAGCCGGTGGTCACCGCCAACAAGGCGCTGCTCGTGGCCCATGGCGCGGAGATCTGGGCCGCGGCCCGGGAGAGCGGCCGGGCGGTTCGTTTCGAGGCCTGCGTCGGCGGCGGTATCCCGATCATCGGACCTCTCACCCAGAGCCTCGCGGCCGAGCGGCCCGCGGCCGTCTACGGCCTGTTGAACGGCACCAGCAACTACATCCTGACGGAGATGGCGCAACGGGGCCGATCCTACGCGGATGCGCTGGCCTCCGCCCAGGCGCTGGGCTACGCCGAGGCCGACCCCGACGCCGACGTGAGCGGCCGCGACGCCGAGGCCAAGCTTCTGCTGCTCGCGTCCGTCACATTCGGAGCGCGCCTCATGCCCGGCGCGATCCACCGAAAGGGCATCGAACTGATCCACGCCATCGACTTCCTCTATGCGGCGCGCAAGGGCCGCGCCACCATCAAGTCCGTGGCCCTGGCGCGCGGAGTCGACGGCGCCCTGGAGGCCATGGTGAGTCCCATGGTGGTGCCGGAACGCCATCCCATCGCGGGCATCGACGGCGTCACCAACGCGCTGTTCTTCAAGGGGCAGGTCAGCGACGGCGGCGCGCCCGGCGCGGGTGACTGGGACTACGTGTTCGCGGGCCCCGGGGCGGGTGGGGGCGCCACGGCCGTTGCGGTTCTCGGCGACGTCCAGGAGTTGGTGGCGCGTTCCGGTGATGCGCCTTTTCTGCCGGTGGAGAGCATCGTCTCGGGGGTGGACACGGTGCGTCCGCAAGACGATCTTCGAGCCTCCTTCTACGTTCGCTTCGTGGTGCGCGACCAGAGCGGCATCGCCGGCGAGCTTTGCGAGATTTTCGGGGACCAACAGATCAACGTATCCGAGATCTGGCAACTCCAGCACACGGAGGAAGAGTTGGAGTCGCTCGTGGCGCCGGGGAAGGGCGGAACCGAGGCTCACGAGATCCTGCCGTTCGTGATCACCCTGGAAGAGACCAGCGTGGGCCAATTGCGCCAAGCCCTGGAGCGTATCGCGCAAAAGGACTACGTGCTGGCGGAACCCTTGTGGCTGCCCATATGGAAGGCTTGA
- the alaC gene encoding alanine transaminase yields the protein MVEFNRIKRLPPYVFNTINDLKQEARRRGEDIVDFSMGNPDMATPAPIVEKLVEAVQKPQNHRYSVSRGIYKLRLAIADWYQRRYGVSIDADDEAIVTIGSKEGLAHLVLAMIDPGDVVLCPSPTYPIHQYSVVIAGGDLRSIPLVSSEGFMEQLEEAIKQTWPRPKLLILNFPHNPTTEVVDLEFFERIVKFAKANEMLVIHDLAYADLTFDGYEPPSFLQAAGAKDVGVEFFTMSKSYNMPGWRVGFAVGNATMIHALARLKSYMDYGIFQPVQIASIHALNHQDDDVHEISEKYRSRRDALVDGLARLNWMIRKPKATMFVWAEIPAPYRSMGSVEFSKFLLNEAKVAVSPGIGFGQYGDQHVRFALIENEHRTRQAVRTIRNAMGVLPE from the coding sequence ATAGTGGAGTTCAACCGAATCAAGAGGCTGCCGCCGTACGTCTTCAACACCATCAACGACCTCAAGCAGGAGGCCCGGAGGAGGGGAGAGGACATCGTCGACTTCAGCATGGGCAACCCGGACATGGCCACGCCGGCGCCCATCGTCGAAAAGCTGGTGGAGGCGGTGCAGAAGCCGCAGAACCACCGCTACTCGGTGTCGCGCGGCATCTACAAGCTGCGGCTGGCCATCGCCGACTGGTACCAGCGACGCTACGGCGTCTCCATCGACGCGGACGACGAGGCCATCGTCACCATCGGCTCCAAGGAAGGGCTGGCGCATCTGGTGCTGGCCATGATCGATCCCGGCGACGTGGTGCTGTGCCCCAGTCCCACCTATCCCATTCACCAGTACTCGGTGGTCATCGCCGGTGGCGACCTGCGCAGCATCCCGCTGGTCTCCAGCGAGGGGTTCATGGAGCAGCTCGAGGAAGCCATCAAGCAGACGTGGCCGCGTCCCAAGCTGCTGATCCTGAACTTCCCCCACAATCCCACCACCGAGGTGGTGGACCTGGAGTTCTTCGAGCGCATCGTGAAGTTCGCCAAGGCCAACGAGATGCTGGTGATTCACGACTTGGCCTACGCGGACCTGACCTTCGACGGGTACGAGCCTCCCAGCTTCCTTCAGGCCGCGGGAGCCAAGGACGTGGGCGTCGAGTTCTTCACCATGTCCAAGAGCTACAACATGCCCGGATGGCGCGTGGGCTTCGCGGTGGGCAACGCCACCATGATCCACGCCCTGGCGCGGCTCAAGAGCTACATGGACTACGGCATCTTCCAGCCGGTTCAGATCGCGTCCATCCATGCCCTGAACCACCAGGACGACGACGTGCACGAGATCTCCGAGAAGTACCGGAGCCGGCGCGACGCGCTTGTGGACGGCCTGGCCCGGCTCAACTGGATGATCCGCAAGCCCAAGGCCACCATGTTCGTGTGGGCCGAGATCCCCGCTCCCTACCGTTCCATGGGCTCGGTGGAGTTCTCCAAGTTCCTGCTCAACGAGGCCAAGGTGGCGGTCTCCCCGGGCATCGGCTTCGGCCAGTACGGCGACCAGCATGTGCGCTTCGCCCTGATCGAGAACGAGCACCGTACCCGACAGGCGGTGCGCACCATCCGCAACGCCATGGGCGTGCTGCCCGAATAG
- the recG gene encoding ATP-dependent DNA helicase RecG, with protein MTPSYRVNPIKPADCREALQLPLSVLKGIGPVRAAQLAARGLATIEDLLYHLPFRYEDRRGAAAVRDAVAGEGGAFVGRLTSLRAGRLRGRRRILTGTLTDDTGSLELVWFNPPRYLTDTLRVGQRLSVYGRVAGERGGRLSLPHPEFEVLEGDAEREPEVRPIYAKPGDVPQSSLRGWIAQALERFGGFLPSFLPSEVALRQKLVDLEQALETLHRPSLAPTPALTDEAGILAHRSLAFDEFFYFQLALALRQRQRLDTPGFSFPARAGSLTDRMRNLLPYRLTGGQERVLREIHADMESPSPMRRLLQGDVGSGKTVIAWLAALRTIENGRQALLLAPTELLAEQHHERLRPYAERLRVRAALLSGSLRPGARKDIIQRIRSGAVDFVVGTHALFQEGVRVPRMGLGIVDEQHRFGVSQRTAFARLAARDDANDAAPELDLLLMSATPIPRSLAMVLSGDLEVSLLDEPPPGRTPVRTVVVQGARRQQVYERVRAAVADGRQAYLVYPLVEDSDKIPLAAAERMARELSGTVMHGLRLGLVHGQMPAAERDQVMRRFRQGGIQVLVATSVIEVGIDVPGATLMVVEHAERFGLAQLHQLRGRVGRGRDESYCVLIHYGARDDDARQRLEVLERHTDGFEVAEADLRFRGAGEILGTRQAGSQGFRTAHLVRDHEVLQEARREARDWLTRNPRRESDVSRRVRRELRRRWGNAMELGAWAD; from the coding sequence GTGACTCCTTCGTATCGCGTCAATCCCATCAAACCCGCCGACTGCCGCGAGGCACTGCAGCTTCCTCTGAGCGTGCTGAAAGGCATCGGCCCGGTACGGGCCGCGCAGCTTGCCGCACGCGGTCTCGCCACCATCGAGGACCTGCTCTACCACCTGCCTTTCCGCTACGAGGACCGGCGCGGCGCAGCGGCCGTCCGCGATGCGGTGGCCGGGGAAGGCGGCGCCTTCGTCGGCCGGCTGACGAGTCTCAGGGCCGGACGGTTGCGCGGCCGGCGCCGCATCCTCACGGGCACATTGACCGACGACACCGGTAGCCTGGAGCTGGTCTGGTTCAATCCGCCGCGGTACCTCACCGACACTTTGCGCGTGGGCCAGCGGCTTTCCGTGTACGGAAGGGTCGCGGGCGAACGGGGCGGGCGCCTCAGCCTGCCCCATCCGGAGTTCGAGGTGCTCGAAGGCGACGCCGAGCGCGAACCGGAGGTCCGTCCAATATACGCGAAGCCCGGTGACGTGCCGCAGTCGAGTCTACGTGGCTGGATAGCGCAAGCGCTGGAGCGTTTCGGTGGTTTCCTGCCCAGCTTCTTGCCGTCTGAAGTGGCCTTGCGGCAGAAGCTGGTTGACCTGGAGCAGGCGCTGGAGACTCTCCACCGACCGTCCTTGGCGCCCACCCCGGCGCTCACGGACGAAGCCGGCATTCTGGCACACCGTTCCCTTGCCTTCGACGAATTCTTCTACTTCCAACTGGCCTTGGCGCTACGGCAACGGCAGCGCCTGGACACGCCCGGCTTCTCCTTCCCCGCGCGGGCAGGCTCCCTCACCGACCGCATGCGGAACCTCCTGCCTTACCGTCTGACGGGCGGGCAGGAGCGGGTGCTGCGGGAAATCCACGCGGACATGGAGTCGCCGAGCCCCATGCGCCGCCTGCTGCAAGGCGACGTCGGTTCGGGCAAGACCGTCATCGCGTGGCTCGCCGCTCTGCGGACCATCGAGAACGGCCGCCAGGCGCTGCTGCTGGCGCCCACGGAGCTGCTCGCGGAGCAGCACCACGAAAGGCTCCGTCCCTATGCCGAAAGACTCCGCGTGCGCGCGGCGCTGCTCTCCGGTTCGCTCCGTCCGGGCGCCCGGAAGGACATCATCCAGCGCATCCGCAGCGGCGCGGTGGACTTCGTCGTGGGCACCCATGCCCTGTTCCAGGAGGGCGTCCGGGTGCCGCGCATGGGGCTGGGCATCGTCGACGAGCAGCACCGGTTCGGCGTGTCCCAGCGCACCGCCTTCGCGCGGCTGGCTGCCCGGGATGACGCGAATGACGCGGCGCCCGAGCTCGATCTGCTCCTGATGAGCGCGACGCCCATACCCCGGAGTCTCGCCATGGTGCTTTCCGGCGACCTGGAGGTGTCGCTTCTGGACGAGCCGCCGCCGGGACGGACGCCGGTGCGCACGGTGGTGGTGCAGGGAGCCCGGCGACAGCAGGTGTACGAACGGGTCCGCGCCGCGGTGGCCGACGGCCGCCAGGCGTATCTCGTCTATCCGCTGGTGGAAGATTCCGACAAGATACCGCTGGCCGCGGCCGAGCGCATGGCGCGGGAACTCTCCGGCACGGTCATGCACGGGCTGCGCCTGGGCCTGGTTCACGGCCAGATGCCCGCAGCCGAACGGGACCAGGTGATGCGCCGCTTCCGGCAAGGAGGGATCCAGGTACTGGTGGCCACCAGCGTCATCGAGGTGGGCATCGACGTGCCCGGCGCCACACTCATGGTGGTCGAGCATGCGGAGCGGTTCGGGCTGGCGCAGTTGCACCAGCTCCGGGGTCGGGTCGGCCGGGGCCGGGACGAATCCTATTGCGTGCTGATCCACTATGGCGCGCGGGACGACGACGCACGACAGCGGCTGGAAGTTCTGGAACGACATACGGACGGATTCGAGGTGGCGGAGGCCGACCTCCGTTTCCGCGGCGCCGGAGAGATCCTTGGCACCCGCCAGGCGGGATCTCAGGGATTCCGCACCGCCCATCTCGTGCGCGACCACGAGGTGCTGCAAGAGGCACGGCGCGAGGCCCGCGACTGGCTCACACGGAACCCGCGCCGGGAGAGCGACGTGTCCCGGCGCGTTCGGCGGGAACTTCGACGCCGTTGGGGAAATGCCATGGAATTGGGAGCGTGGGCCGATTGA